The genomic interval CTGATACATAACCCCACCAAGCATACAAATCAAAAGGCCTACTGTTCCCACCCATGTCGAATGCTTGTCCCAAATAACCAAGTTAATCACAACAGTCAATAACTTGTTAACTATACCAAGAACTGTGAAGCCTGTTGCAGAAATTGCCCTCCGACAAGAGAACCCAAAGAAAGAAATGGCTAAACCAAATATACATGATAATCCCACAGGCAAAACCACCTCAAAAGAGTACCAATCTGATGCAGTTGTCATTTCatgctttattttcttcagtTCCCCCATTATAAGAAGCTCCAAGGGAAAGAGTAGGAGAGCCTCAAGATTATTGTACAGAACAAGACCCCATGTATTCAAACCAATTGTCATCACCACATGCTTGATGTAAACAAAGTCAATGGTCATGCTTACCAGATAAGCCAGAGCCCAGCTGTAAGCCATGACTGTAAACTGGTAATCTGTTAGAACATAAATTACACTTCCACCAAAGATTGTAGCAAGTGAAAGCCATGTCTTGATTGATGGCCATGGTTGGTGTAAAAATAGGGTCTCGCCTATTGCTACAA from Citrus sinensis cultivar Valencia sweet orange chromosome 9, DVS_A1.0, whole genome shotgun sequence carries:
- the LOC102609252 gene encoding GDP-mannose transporter GONST3; amino-acid sequence: MSEDEENPPVARTPNNSETLSTSCKTKFTWYDTVAHQASVYGVAAGYCISASLLSIINKWAIMKFPYPGALTALQYFTSAAGVLLCGYFKFLEHDALELLTVWRFLPAAIIFYLSLFTNSELLLHANVDTFIVFRSAVPIFVAIGETLFLHQPWPSIKTWLSLATIFGGSVIYVLTDYQFTVMAYSWALAYLVSMTIDFVYIKHVVMTIGLNTWGLVLYNNLEALLLFPLELLIMGELKKIKHEMTTASDWYSFEVVLPVGLSCIFGLAISFFGFSCRRAISATGFTVLGIVNKLLTVVINLVIWDKHSTWVGTVGLLICMLGGVMYQQSTSNKPKAVKETKAQESEEEQRKLLEMQNNTEINNKEKEVVES